CAACTTCGACCTGCGCAGCCATGCGCGACCGCATCTGGCCGAGCTGGCCGAGCAAGCCGGCGCAGCCGTGCACCTGGGCGTGCGCGACGGGCTGGACATCGTGCTGATCGATCACATCCGGCCGCGCTCGGCCGTCATCCTGTCGAATCTGGATGTGGGCTCGCGCATGGCCATCGCCACCTCGGCCTCCGGCCGCGCCTACCTGGCTTCGGCCGACGAGCCCGAGCGGCAGGCGCTGCTGGACAGCATCCGCGCGGCCAGCGGCAGCGGCTGGCGAGCCCTGAAACCCCAACTGGAGGCCGCGCTGCAGGAGCACGCGAGGCTGGGCTACTGCGCCTCGTTCGGCGAGTGGCACCATGACATCCATGCGCTGGGCCTGACGCTGCGCGGCCCGCGCGGCGAGCTGTACGCCGTGAGCTGCGGCGGCCCCGGCTACCTGCTGCCCAAGAAACTGCTGGTCGAGAAAATCGCGCCATTCCTTCTGAAGACGGTGCGGGCCATCTCCGACGAGGCCGGAACCAGCCGCTGAGCAGCGCGCCGGCGGCGCTTCGGCGCCACCGCTAGACAGCCGGCGCCATCACGCGCCGCACCACCACCTGCCCCAGCAGCACGAAGCCGGCGGCCAGCAGCAGCAGGGTCCAGATCAACCCCACACCATGCATCAGGCCCCCGAAGAGAAGCGGCCCGAGGCCCTGCCCCGCGAACAGGCCGCAGGCGAACAGCGCCACCGCCGAGCCGCGCGCGGATGGCGCCAGTTCGGTCACCTGGGTCTGCAGCGAGTTGTGAATCATGTAGAAGCTGAACCCCGCCACCAGCATGGCGAGCGCATCCACCCACCAGGCGGTGGACAGCGTGAGCGCCACATAGCAGCACGCCGCCACCAGCGACCCGACCCGGCACATGCGGCTCACGCCGAGCCACGCAATGAGCTGGCGAACCACGATGGCATACAGCAGCCCTCCGACGCCGAAGGCGCCGAGGATGAGCCCGGTCTGGCCCGACACCGATCCAGGCGCCACGGCCGCGCGCTCAAGCAGCAGCGCCCCGACATAGGGAAAGAAGCTGAAGAACAGCGCGCCCTCGGCCAGGGCGCAGGCATAGAGCCATATCGCCCGGGGATTCTGGAACACCTTGCCGTAGAGCGCCCCAAACGACAACGGCCCGGCTTTCGAGCCGCCCGGTGAAGGCGCGGCCACGGGCCGGGCCTGCCACAGCAGCACGGCCCCCACCGCGGCCAAGATCGTCGAGATGACCAGGGCGCTGTGCCAGCCGAAGGCTTCATTGGCAAGGCCGGACACGATGGAGCCAAGCATCTGGCCGGCGATGATCGCGAACAGCATGCGGCCGATCATCACCTGGCGCTCCGCCATGTCGTATTTCTCGCCCAGCGAGGCCAGCACCAGCGGAATCAGCCCGCCGGCGAAGATGCCGGCAACGATCCGTGTCGCCACCAGCCAGGTGAACGACGGCGCCAGCATGCCCAGCACCAGCGCCAGCGCCAACCCCGTGCCGCAGACCTGCATGCAGCGGATCTTGCTGAACCGGTCCCCGAGCGGCCCCAGGAACAGTTGGGCCACGGCATACGGCAGGGCATAGGCCGTGTTGAGCATGGCGGCCATCTCTGGCCGCACGGCGTAGTGGGATGCCAGGGGCAGCACGATCGGGTCGATCACCCGTAGCGCGAAGCCGCTGGCGAAGACGCAAACAGAAAAAACAAGGAACAGCGGCATGATCGGCAGACAGTCTGGCCGCCCCGGGGAACGGCTCTGGAGACACCGGCCGGGGCATCTCATCCTCCGGCGCGGCAAGAAAACAAAAGGAGCCGCGCTGGCGGCTCCAGGAAAGGACTCCCGGCGGGAATCAGTCCATGCGGATACCGAGCTTGCGAATCACGGTACCCCACTTTTCCGAGTCCTCCCGCATCATGCGGGCATGCTCTTCCGGCGTGCTGGCCACCACCGTCGAGCCGCCACGGATGAACAGCTCCGTCACCTCCGGCGAGCGCACGGCCTTCATCAGCTCGGCATTGAGCGCATTGACGATGTTCTTGGGCGTTCCGGCAGGAGCGAAGAACTGCTCCAGCCCCGGCAGGTCGATCCCGGGCACACCCGCCTCGGTGATGGTGGGCACATCCGGGATCGACGGCAGTCGGTCCTTGTCGGCCACACCGAGGATCTTCACCAGCCCGGCCTTGGCATTGGCGATCGCCGTGGAGGGGCCGTCGAACACGATCTGGATCTGGCCGCCGAGCAGGTCGCGCACGGCCTCGGTGCTGCCCTTGTAAGGCACGTGGACGATGTCGATGCCGGCATTTGCCTTGAGCAGTTCGCCGTTGATGTGGCCCGAGGAACCGATGCCGTACGAACCGTAGTTCACCTTGCCCGGGTTGGCCTTGGCATAGGCCACCATTTCCTTCAGGTTGTTGTACGGCGCGCTACCGGTGGCCACCAGGATCGTGCGCGTGCGGGATGCCACGCCCAGCGGCGTCATGTCCTTGAAGACGTCGAACGGCGGCTTCGCATACAGGTGCGGCAGCTGGCTCGTTGTCACCGTGATCGTGTAGAGCAAGGTGTAGCCGTCAGCCGGGGAGCGCATCAGCTCCCGCACGGCAATGGCCGTCGAGGCGCCCGGCTTGTTCTCGACGATCACGGGCACGCCGGTCTGCTGGGACAGGCGGTTGGCAATGGCCCTGGCCTGGATGTCCGATGAGCCGCCAGGCGAGAGCGGCGTGATGATGCGGATCACTTTCCCTTTCTGCGGAAAGCTGTCCGTCGCCGCCAGCGCGGGCGACAGCAGGATGGGCAAGGCGCACAGGGCGCTCAACAACCGGGTGATAGCCTTCATGGTGTGTCTCCTTCAACGTTTATCGGTGTGCCAAGAGGATTGGGCGTCGCAGGCGCGCCGCCCCGGATCAAATGCCAGGGACTGGGAAACGCCCCGGTCCTTGCTTCGATGAGCGCGGGACGGCGTGCCGCCAGGGCGCCGGCCAGAGCGCCGGCCAGTCCCGCAGGATTCGAGACGCGCATGCCGTCGACGCCGAAGGCCTTCGCCAGATGCATGAAGTCGGGGTTGGTCAGCTCGGTGGCGTAACTGCGCCCGAACTGGCGTTCCTGCAGCAGGCGAACGTTGCCGAAAGCCTCGTTGTTGAAGACCACCAGCACCACCGGCAGATGGTAGCGGCGCGCGGTGGCCAGTTCCTGCAG
This Variovorax terrae DNA region includes the following protein-coding sequences:
- a CDS encoding IclR family transcriptional regulator, coding for MTDNTQPQPKDEVSALARGLAVLRVVSQASKPLSNRELAEATGIPKATVSRLAATLVGAGYLRQLADSERFSLSATLLELSNAYLRNFDLRSHARPHLAELAEQAGAAVHLGVRDGLDIVLIDHIRPRSAVILSNLDVGSRMAIATSASGRAYLASADEPERQALLDSIRAASGSGWRALKPQLEAALQEHARLGYCASFGEWHHDIHALGLTLRGPRGELYAVSCGGPGYLLPKKLLVEKIAPFLLKTVRAISDEAGTSR
- a CDS encoding MFS transporter produces the protein MPLFLVFSVCVFASGFALRVIDPIVLPLASHYAVRPEMAAMLNTAYALPYAVAQLFLGPLGDRFSKIRCMQVCGTGLALALVLGMLAPSFTWLVATRIVAGIFAGGLIPLVLASLGEKYDMAERQVMIGRMLFAIIAGQMLGSIVSGLANEAFGWHSALVISTILAAVGAVLLWQARPVAAPSPGGSKAGPLSFGALYGKVFQNPRAIWLYACALAEGALFFSFFPYVGALLLERAAVAPGSVSGQTGLILGAFGVGGLLYAIVVRQLIAWLGVSRMCRVGSLVAACCYVALTLSTAWWVDALAMLVAGFSFYMIHNSLQTQVTELAPSARGSAVALFACGLFAGQGLGPLLFGGLMHGVGLIWTLLLLAAGFVLLGQVVVRRVMAPAV
- a CDS encoding Bug family tripartite tricarboxylate transporter substrate binding protein; amino-acid sequence: MKAITRLLSALCALPILLSPALAATDSFPQKGKVIRIITPLSPGGSSDIQARAIANRLSQQTGVPVIVENKPGASTAIAVRELMRSPADGYTLLYTITVTTSQLPHLYAKPPFDVFKDMTPLGVASRTRTILVATGSAPYNNLKEMVAYAKANPGKVNYGSYGIGSSGHINGELLKANAGIDIVHVPYKGSTEAVRDLLGGQIQIVFDGPSTAIANAKAGLVKILGVADKDRLPSIPDVPTITEAGVPGIDLPGLEQFFAPAGTPKNIVNALNAELMKAVRSPEVTELFIRGGSTVVASTPEEHARMMREDSEKWGTVIRKLGIRMD